The following coding sequences are from one Deltaproteobacteria bacterium HGW-Deltaproteobacteria-4 window:
- a CDS encoding diguanylate phosphodiesterase, whose translation MNTMTSQDQLDKALLQSGRSLVTRFFVLIKTAQNYAEGHAAVAPAVEQLLAVIRTMHRMNAEASLRLRGGYLFLGDLRLKPETAGFEAFSFTMSEMKRCFIGGINFSPEVSATDLSGFVQILLRMQAPPSLQAFSELQALLLAAAITRIELEVLTETTDYAYMDDAARMDSKSRARRIYSQAISAVDDIMSNAVKGKSLQLAKAKRVVQGMVDQLISDPADLLGFTTLKCHRKYTSNHPVNVCILSMLTGLKAGLTKNRCCELGLSAFCHDIGKTALPQELLDKETDLDEQEWQAMHKHPLLGVKLLLELKQLDNLNARMVAVAFEHHRQHDFSGYPRLPYQKMSLFSKIISMADDYDALTSSRVYHREAKAPDKVIRYMLSKSGKSYDPVLLKLFVTTVGIYPVGTILLLNTKEIALVVKNKPAAAMLGTPWIKLIASAGGEEIDGEIVDTAELAASGRAILGVIDATTLGMDPVGFLV comes from the coding sequence ATGAATACCATGACCAGCCAGGATCAGCTTGACAAGGCGCTGCTGCAGTCAGGGAGAAGCCTGGTCACGCGTTTTTTCGTGTTAATCAAGACCGCCCAGAATTACGCTGAGGGACATGCGGCCGTCGCCCCGGCGGTCGAACAGTTGCTTGCCGTGATCCGGACCATGCACCGAATGAATGCCGAGGCCTCACTTCGGCTCAGGGGAGGATACCTTTTTCTGGGGGACTTGCGCCTCAAGCCCGAAACCGCCGGATTTGAAGCCTTCAGTTTCACCATGAGCGAAATGAAAAGATGCTTCATCGGCGGAATCAACTTTTCCCCGGAAGTCTCGGCGACGGACCTAAGCGGTTTTGTTCAGATTCTCCTCAGGATGCAGGCGCCGCCGTCACTCCAGGCCTTTAGCGAATTGCAGGCTCTCCTGCTTGCGGCCGCGATAACCCGAATCGAACTTGAGGTCCTGACGGAAACAACCGATTACGCCTACATGGACGATGCGGCCAGGATGGACAGCAAATCCCGGGCCAGACGCATCTATTCCCAAGCCATCAGTGCCGTCGATGACATCATGAGCAACGCCGTGAAGGGTAAATCCCTCCAGTTGGCCAAGGCCAAAAGGGTGGTGCAGGGGATGGTTGACCAGCTCATTTCCGATCCTGCCGACCTGCTCGGTTTTACCACCCTCAAATGCCATCGGAAATACACAAGCAACCACCCGGTCAATGTCTGCATCCTTTCGATGCTGACAGGACTCAAGGCGGGATTGACAAAAAACCGCTGCTGCGAGCTCGGCCTGAGCGCTTTCTGCCACGATATCGGGAAAACCGCTCTCCCGCAGGAATTATTGGACAAAGAGACCGATCTGGACGAGCAAGAGTGGCAGGCGATGCATAAACACCCGCTGCTTGGCGTCAAACTGCTGTTGGAGCTCAAACAGCTCGACAATCTGAACGCCAGGATGGTGGCCGTGGCGTTTGAACATCATCGGCAGCACGACTTCTCGGGATATCCCCGGCTTCCTTACCAAAAGATGAGCCTTTTCAGCAAGATCATCAGTATGGCCGACGACTATGACGCCCTGACCTCATCCCGGGTTTATCACCGGGAAGCCAAGGCGCCCGACAAGGTCATCCGTTATATGCTTTCCAAATCCGGCAAGAGTTATGATCCGGTTCTGCTCAAGCTCTTTGTTACCACAGTCGGCATCTATCCCGTCGGCACCATTCTGCTTCTCAACACCAAAGAAATAGCGCTGGTCGTGAAAAACAAGCCCGCAGCAGCAATGCTCGGCACCCCGTGGATAAAATTGATTGCCTCCGCCGGCGGCGAAGAAATCGACGGGGAGATTGTCGACACGGCCGAGCTCGCGGCCTCGGGCCGGGCTATCCTGGGGGTCATCGACGCGACCACTTTGGGAATGGACCCCGTCGGATTCCTGGTGTAA
- the glyQ gene encoding glycine--tRNA ligase subunit alpha, whose protein sequence is MTFQNLILSLQGYWANQGCIIQQPYDTEKGAGTFNPATFLRVLGPEPWNVAYVEPSRRPTDGRYGENPNRLQHYYQFQVIMKPSPSNILDLYLDSLKSFGIDPKKHDIRFVEDDWESPTLGAWGLGWEVWLDGMEITQFTYFQQAGGIDLKPIPAEITYGCERIAMYLQGVDNVYDLEWTKGIKYGDIHHRSEVEFSTHNFEEADVAMLLQLFTMYEKECIRLVAKGLTLPAYDYVMKCSHTFNLLDARGAISVTERASYIGRVRNVAKLCAEGYLKLREELGFPLLKGGR, encoded by the coding sequence GTGACCTTTCAAAATCTTATCCTCTCTCTGCAAGGGTATTGGGCCAATCAGGGGTGCATCATTCAGCAGCCCTACGACACCGAAAAGGGGGCCGGCACCTTCAATCCCGCCACCTTCCTGCGCGTTCTCGGCCCCGAGCCCTGGAATGTCGCTTATGTTGAACCTTCGCGCCGCCCCACCGACGGCCGCTACGGCGAGAACCCGAACCGGTTGCAGCACTACTACCAGTTTCAGGTGATCATGAAGCCGTCCCCCTCCAACATCCTCGATCTTTACCTCGACTCCCTTAAGTCCTTTGGTATCGATCCGAAGAAACACGACATCCGTTTTGTCGAGGATGACTGGGAATCACCGACTCTCGGCGCCTGGGGCCTCGGCTGGGAGGTCTGGCTCGACGGCATGGAGATCACCCAGTTCACCTACTTCCAGCAGGCCGGCGGCATCGACCTCAAGCCGATCCCGGCGGAGATCACCTACGGCTGCGAGCGCATCGCCATGTATCTGCAGGGGGTCGATAACGTTTACGACCTGGAGTGGACCAAGGGGATCAAGTACGGCGACATCCACCATCGCAGTGAAGTCGAATTCTCGACTCACAACTTCGAAGAAGCCGATGTGGCGATGCTGTTGCAGCTCTTCACCATGTACGAGAAAGAGTGCATTCGCCTCGTCGCTAAGGGACTAACCCTCCCCGCTTATGACTATGTGATGAAATGCTCGCACACCTTCAATCTCCTCGATGCCCGCGGTGCCATCTCCGTCACCGAGCGTGCCTCCTATATCGGCCGGGTGCGCAATGTGGCGAAACTCTGCGCCGAGGGATACCTCAAGCTGCGTGAAGAACTCGGATTCCCCCTGCTTAAAGGAGGCCGTTAA